The Candidatus Melainabacteria bacterium DNA segment CAATATTAGCCCAAAGTTCAATATTAATAAGTGATTCAAGCATCGTTCTTGATGTAGATATTTCTCCTGATCAAAGTAAGATTTATGTGCTCACCTTAAAAAGTGGTGCAAAGAAATTAAAGATCTTTAATATGAAAGATCTTTCAACAGTAGATGAAATTATTGTATCCTCTGATAATACTCAAAGTTTTTTAACAATTGATCCAAATGGTCTGTATGCACTTACTCCAAACACAAATGTAGAAGCATCAGTAAGTATAATTAGTGATTTAAATCTTGGACCAATAGTTAAAAGCATTGTCCCTAATATATTTTCATTAAATGGGAATTCACCTTTTACTATTAATGGTTTTGTAAACTTATTAAACTTTTCAAATGATATAAAAGTATGTTTTAGAAATGATCAAATTTGTGCATCATCAGTTGTAATTTCAAAAAATGGACAAAAAATTAATGGGTTTACACCACGATTTCCTGAAGCAGGGATTGAAGATGTCATAATTACTGCAAAGTCAAAACTTGACAGTCTAAGTAAATCAAGCAAATATGAAGGACTTGTCCAGTTTATAAAAGACTCAGTAACTATTTCTGATACATCTCTTCCTGAAATTACAATTAGTGCTCCAAAAGATTTGGCCATTCTTAATACAAAAAGAATTCTAGTCATAGGAAAGGTTGATGGAACAGGTTCTGAAGTTGACAGTGTTTTTGTGAATGGGAAAAACGCTACGCTAAGTACTGAAGGTCAATCTTCACCAAGCACTGTTAATTTCTTAAGCGATCTTCAATTTGAGAAAGATGGGGCTTTTGATATTACAGTAAATGCAAAAGATAAAGCAAGCAATGAAGCTACAAAAACAATTAAGATAACTATTGATACTGTAAGTCCCACTGTAGATGCAAACATTGAGGTATTAGCTACTGGTGAATTTAAAGTTTCAGGTTCTGCAAATGGTACAGGTTCAAATATTTCTCAAATCACAGTTAACTCTAAGCCAGTTCAATTTACTCAGGGAGAACAAGTTACATTTTCAGTAGTTACAAATACATCCCCAGTTACAATCACTGTAAAAGACAGTGCAGGAAATAAAAATGAATCAAAGATTTCAAATCCTCTCTCTGAGGATAACATCTTGCCAATAATAAATATCTCAAGCCCAGCAAATGGTCAAATATTTAAAGATACAACAAACATTTCTGTATCATTTACAGTAACTGATAATGCTTCTGTCAAAGAAGTACTCTTTAGTGGAAATCCTTTACTTGTAAACAGCAACAATCAATATTCTCAAAACATAACGCTAAAGCCAGGGGAAAATAATATTTTAATTAGTGCAACAGACACGAGTGACAATAAATCTACTACAAGTATTAAAGTCTCATATGTCCCAGCTACACTGCCAGAAATAATGATTAAAGAATCACCTTCTAAAGATTTGCTTGGTGAAAAAGAAGTAATTACTTTACCTTCTACTATTGAAGATCTAAATAGCGAATTAATAAACCAATTTAACTTGCTTTCCCCCTCAACTGGTACAACAATTGATATTTCATCTACTGTTTCAGTTGAAATTGCAAATCCACCGCCAATTCCTGAAGGACTAGAAGCAGCTATTGATATTCCAAAAGTAGAAGGAGCAAGTTCTCCTCCTGAAGAAATACCTCAAGTACCAAAAGGATTTTCATTTGCAACAAATGTAAACTTTACAGAAGATGACACAGACGTAGGTAACACTCAAATTAGTGAAGAAGAAAAAAACACACAAAACATAGTTGTACTTACAGACAGTACTGGCAGAGTATTTATTGTTGGACTAGCATTTTTTACCGAAGCAGAAGCAAGTTTATCTAATCTTTCTAATCATAGATTTCAAACTACAAGTGGTAAACCACTTGGATTAACAAGTACTATTACAATTCCTGCAGATGCAACAGAAGGTGATAGTAGAGTTTCAATTTTAAGTAAGAATGATTCATTAGCTACAATAAAATTAAAAATAGCACCACCAATTAATGTAAAAGTTGGGAAAAGAATTATTGGCAAGCCACATGTCCAAGAACCAATCATTGCAAAAGTACAAAAATCCGGGACAAAACTTATTTTAAAAATTAAAGGTAAAAACTTTGTAGGAAGAACTGCAATAATAGATGGAAA contains these protein-coding regions:
- a CDS encoding Ig-like domain-containing protein, whose amino-acid sequence is MITKIKIKNLVRISLLLFLAIIIVGSSSLFSKSNAETIQKLFLNKNTNQNNYNQDLRFEKISLLPNCSSITCFKRPNDIVISNDGSFVLVVDSLTSGNQGINLRKFDFSFSLNSFVDSGVIPLIQESTTNPLLNIGLSQNNQKVFVYREPTRTENVLVQIVALQTKSVKELKSVATNGQQIGLPTFLDPNGKVIIAPILDSEPAQVALIDTETDQIIDYLTSPDIIQNLTVTPDFKKVIFTFSGDKSQSLLLYDLETNKELVLDIDPVTASLVEDLLGKIIFPNSGNKAVVSSVGGNHVLHLLNILSNKLTSKVLDKSLQGPTISTISPDGRTVIAAGNIFDNVSGFKLYKLNLSNEGSILAQSSILISDSSIVLDVDISPDQSKIYVLTLKSGAKKLKIFNMKDLSTVDEIIVSSDNTQSFLTIDPNGLYALTPNTNVEASVSIISDLNLGPIVKSIVPNIFSLNGNSPFTINGFVNLLNFSNDIKVCFRNDQICASSVVISKNGQKINGFTPRFPEAGIEDVIITAKSKLDSLSKSSKYEGLVQFIKDSVTISDTSLPEITISAPKDLAILNTKRILVIGKVDGTGSEVDSVFVNGKNATLSTEGQSSPSTVNFLSDLQFEKDGAFDITVNAKDKASNEATKTIKITIDTVSPTVDANIEVLATGEFKVSGSANGTGSNISQITVNSKPVQFTQGEQVTFSVVTNTSPVTITVKDSAGNKNESKISNPLSEDNILPIINISSPANGQIFKDTTNISVSFTVTDNASVKEVLFSGNPLLVNSNNQYSQNITLKPGENNILISATDTSDNKSTTSIKVSYVPATLPEIMIKESPSKDLLGEKEVITLPSTIEDLNSELINQFNLLSPSTGTTIDISSTVSVEIANPPPIPEGLEAAIDIPKVEGASSPPEEIPQVPKGFSFATNVNFTEDDTDVGNTQISEEEKNTQNIVVLTDSTGRVFIVGLAFFTEAEASLSNLSNHRFQTTSGKPLGLTSTITIPADATEGDSRVSILSKNDSLATIKLKIAPPINVKVGKRIIGKPHVQEPIIAKVQKSGTKLILKIKGKNFVGRTAIIDGKLEKLISKAKFFTNLTFVPDTGIKIKNFKLINNNNVVITAELNQDLTPGIKLFNVITPKGADIGAIVIPDPITDGKLQTTSNPESLILQP